In the genome of Rhodanobacter soli, the window GCGCTGGTTTGCCCGCATGGAGTACACCTTCTCGCGCAGCTACGGCAACTCCGAAGGTCAGCTGAAGTCGGACATCGGCCAGCTCGATCCGTCGGTGACGCAGGACTGGGATGCGCCGGAAATCATGCAGTACTCCAACGGCCCGTTGCCGAACGATCGCACCCATCAGCTGAAGACCTATGGCTTCTTCCAGCTCAACAAGGAGTGGTTGCTCGGCGCCAACGTGGCGATTGCCTCGGGTCGTCCGATGAACTGCATTGGCTTCGATCCGGTGGATGCGATCCAGTACGGCGCTTCGTACTTCGAGTGCAACAACCAGCCGGCACCTCGTGGCTCGCGTGGTCGCCTGCCGTGGACCTTCAAGGCCGATCTCAACGCGCAGTACCGCCCGTTGTGGGCTGGCGCGGACCAGAACCTGGCGTTCTCGGTGACCGTGTTCAACCTGTTCAACAGCCAGAAGACGCTGTCGCAGGTCGATGGCGGCGAGGATCCTGCGAACGATTACCAGCGTCCGCTGGCGTTCCAGACCCCGCGCTACGTGCAGTTCGGTGTCACCTACGACTTCTCGCTGTAACTCGAGAAGCGTCGGGGCAGCCTGACGCAGTCGTTTCGAAAGCCGCCGGTTTTGTCCGGCGGCTTTCTTTTTTTCGGAAGTCGGGTTCACGCGTGTTCGGGAAACGAGTTTCCGAGGAAGGTCACGGCAGGAGTACGGCATCGGGCTGGCTGCAACGGTGCGGATGGGCATACCATCGGCGCTCCCCGCCGTCATCCCCCAGGAGTTCGCGTGCAGCCGATCATTGCCGTCAGTCAACTCAGCAAGATGTATGCCTCCGGATTCCAAGCGCTGAAGCAGATCGATCTGGAGATCCGCCGAGGCGAGATCTTCGCCCTGCTGGGCCCCAACGGCGCCGGCAAGACTACCCTGATCAGCATCATCTGCGGCATCGTCAATCCCAGCGAGGGCACGGTGCTGGCTGACGGCCACGACGTGGTGCGCGACTACCGCGCGGCACGCGCGAAGATCGGTCTGGTGCCGCAGGAACTGACCACCGATGCATTCGAGACAGTGTGGAACACGGTCAGTTTCAGCCGTGGGCTATTCGGCAAGGCGGCGAACGCGGCACATATCGAAAAGGTGCTGAAGGACCTCTCGTTGTGGAGCAAGAAGGACAGCCGGCTGATGACCCTGTCCGGCGGCATGAAGCGGCGCGTGATGATCGCCAAGGCGCTGTCGCACGAGCCGCAGATCCTGTTCCTGGACGAGCCGAGCGCCGGCGTCGACGTGGAGCTGCGTCGCGACATGTGGGCGATGGTGCGCGCGCTGCGCGCCACCGGCGTCACCATCATCCTGACCACTCACTACATCGAGGAGGCCGAGGAGATGGCCGACCGGATCGGGGTGATCCACAAGGGGGAATTGATCCTGGTCGAGGACAAGGCCGAGTTGATGAACAAGCTCGGCCGCAAGCAGTTGACCCTGCATCTGCAGGATCCGCTGGAAACCATCCCTGCGGCGCTGGCCGATTACCCGCTGGAACTGTCGGCCGATCGGCGGCAGCTGGTCTACACCTTCGATGCGCAGGGCGAGCACACCGGCATCGACATGCTGCTGCGCCGGCTCGGCGAGGCGGGCATCGACTTCAAGGACCTCAAGACCAGCCAGAGTTCGCTGGAAGACATCTTCGTCAGCCTGGTGAGGGAGCGCGCATGAACATTTACGCGATTCGCGCGATCTATCTGTTCGAGATGGCGCGCACCTGGCGCACCTTGCTGCAGAGCATCGTTTCACCGGTGATTTCCACCTCGCTGTACTTCGTGGTGTTCGGCGCGGCGATCGGTTCGCACATGAAAGGGATCGACGGGGTCAGCTACGGTGCCTTCATCGTGCCGGGGCTGATCATGCTGTCGCTGTTGACGCAGAGCATCTCCAATGCCTCGTTCGGCATCTATTTCCCGAAGTTCGTGGGTACGATCTACGAGATCCTGTCGGCGCCGGTGTCGCCGTTCGAGATCGTCGCCGGCTATGTGGGCGCGGCGGCGAGCAAGTCGATCATCCTGGGCCTGATCATCCTGGTCACCGCGCGGCTGTTCGTGCCGTTCCAGATCGAGCATCCACTGTGGATGCTGACGTTCCTGCTGCTCACCGCGGCGACCTTCAGCCTGTTCGGTTTCATCATCGGCATCTGGGCGGACAACTTCGAGAAGCTGCAGCTGGTGCCGCTGCTGGTGGTGACGCCGCTGACCTTTCTCGGCGGCAGTTTCTATTCGATCCACATGCTGCCGCCGTTCTGGCAGAAGGTCACCCTGTTCAATCCGGTGGTGTACCTGATCAGCGGTTTCCGCTGGAGTTTCTACGGCGTCGCCGACGTCGGCGTGGGCGTCAGCGTGGGCATGACCCTGGTGTTTCTCGCGATCTGCCTTGCAGCGGTGTGGTGGATCTTCCGCAGCGGCTACCGGCTGAAAGCCTGAGCGGGTTGTCAGGTCAGCGCGGTATGCGCGCGGAACGGCAGCGGCGTGGCGCCGGTGCGCGCGACCGCGGGTTCGGCCACGCCGAGCTTGTCCTTGCTGGCGTCGATCACCACCAGGATGCGACCGGCGGCGATCTCGTCCTTGAACTTGCGGCTGACCACGTCGGGCACCTCGAAGCCGACCATCTCGCCGATGCAGGTACCGAATGCGGCGCCCGCGATGGTCATCGCCGCAGCGCCGGCAAGCGTCACGCCCAGCGGCGGCACGGCAACCGCGATGAGTCCGAGCAGCAGACCGGTACCGCCGCCGCAGATGCCCCCACGCACGGCGGCGGGGTAGAAATCATTGCGTCCCTGCATCAGGTGGTCGGGGATCTTTTCCAGCTCGATGTCCTCGCGGGCGACCAGCGAGATGTCGTTGTCGTCGATGCCGGCCTCGCGTGCCGCGGTCATCGCGGCGCGTGCCGCGGCCAGATCGGGTGTGCTGAATACGCATCGGGTTTTCATGAGGTCTCCCTCCGTGTTCCGGCGTGACGTCACTCGCGCGGACGGCGTTCTCGGGGGGCAGGCGTACCGCGCGGGCAAAGCGGACGAGCAGTATCTATCCTTGTCGCCATCATGTTGCGGACGCGTGACATAGTTGTTATCAAAAACGACTCAATGGGATCGCACCGGCGTGCCGTTCGCCATCACGGCGCCGCGCCGGTAGCTGAGCAGGCGGCCACGGAACGGCGCGACGTCGGCCGCGTCGAAACGGCTGCGCAGTTCGGTGACGGCGAAGCCCTGGCCAACCAGCGCGCGGGTGAACGGCGCACTGTTGCCGCGGCCCGGATCGGTGATCAGCACCTCGGCATCGGGCAGCGCGTGGCGCGAGACCATCGCCGCAAGCAAGTCCGCGTGGCCGCTTTCGTAAAGGATGTCGCTGCCGATGATCAGGTCGAAGCGCCCCAGCGTGACATCGGGCACTTCCCAACGCAGGTCGCGGTAGACGATGGTCGCCAACTGGTTCTGCGTGGCGTTGTGACACAGGAACGATTCGGCCAGCGGATGATGGTCGCTGGCAGTGATGTCGGCGCGGCGCTGCTGCAATACCAGGCTGGACAGGCCCAGCCCGCAACCGAGTTCCAGGATGCGCTTGCCGACGATGTCGTGGGTGGCCATCGCCTCGGCCAGTACCCGACCGGCCGGCCATACCTGCCCGAACAGGCTCCACAGCGCCGACGAGATGCCGATGCGGTTGGCCAGCTGGTGCGGGTCGGCGAATTGCTGCAGGTCGCTCAGCGCCCGGATGCGGTAGTCGTGGCCACCGAGGCGGACCACAAGTTCGCGGGTGGAATATCCCGGCATAAGGGCTCCCGTAGGGTATCGTCCCGGCTATCGGCAGGCGGGATGAAACGTGGGTGGGAGCGCAGCGGCACTCGCCGCGAGGCGCTGGGGAGAAGCGGAAGCCTGGCCAGCTTACCTGCAATGTCGGTAGGGTGTTGCCAGAGGCCGGCTCGATCGGGCTGGATGAACGAATCGGGCGTGGACAAGTCCAACACAGGCATTCGATGGTAGAACGGGAGTGATCGTGAGCAGACGAGCATCGGCGGGCAGCTGGATCGGGGCGGTGGTGGTGGTGCTGGCCATCGTGGTGGCGGGTGTGTACCTGGCACGCAAGGCGATGCATCCAGGCCCACCGCTGACCACCGCACCCGTTGCGTCGGCATCGGCTCCCGCGAGCGCCGCCAGCGCGCCGATCCAGCATCCGATCGAACAGGCGCAAATCGCGCCGGCGACGGCTTCCACAAGCGCGTTGCCGGCACTGGACGACAGCGACGCCAGCACGATCGCCGCACTCGCCGCGGTAGCCGGCGGCAACGACCTGTCCCCGCTGCTGGTGCGCCAGCAGGTCATCGCGCGCATCGTGGCGACCATCGATGCGTTGCCGCGTCACGACGGGCTGGCCGTGTTCACGCTGCCGGCGCGCGTGCCGAAGGGTGCGTTCATCGTCGATGAAGCCAACGGTGGCACGGTGACCGGCGAGCGGAACGTTGCCCGCTACGCGCCGTACATGCAGATCGTCGACGCCGTCGATCCGCAGGCGCTGGTGGCCTGGTACGTGCACGCCTATCCGCTGTTCCAGCAGGCATACCGCCAACTGGGCTACCCGAAGGGTTATTTCAACGACCGCCTGATCGTGGTGATCGACGACCTGCTGGCCGCGCCGGAACCGGTCCAGCCACCGACCGTGGTGCGCTCGAAGGCGTTCTACGTCTACACCGATCCCGCGCTGGAATCGCGCTCCACCGGGCAGAAGCTGCTGTTGCGCGTGGGGCCCGCCAACGAGGCGAAGATCAAGGCCA includes:
- a CDS encoding ABC transporter permease, with protein sequence MNIYAIRAIYLFEMARTWRTLLQSIVSPVISTSLYFVVFGAAIGSHMKGIDGVSYGAFIVPGLIMLSLLTQSISNASFGIYFPKFVGTIYEILSAPVSPFEIVAGYVGAAASKSIILGLIILVTARLFVPFQIEHPLWMLTFLLLTAATFSLFGFIIGIWADNFEKLQLVPLLVVTPLTFLGGSFYSIHMLPPFWQKVTLFNPVVYLISGFRWSFYGVADVGVGVSVGMTLVFLAICLAAVWWIFRSGYRLKA
- a CDS encoding class I SAM-dependent methyltransferase, yielding MPGYSTRELVVRLGGHDYRIRALSDLQQFADPHQLANRIGISSALWSLFGQVWPAGRVLAEAMATHDIVGKRILELGCGLGLSSLVLQQRRADITASDHHPLAESFLCHNATQNQLATIVYRDLRWEVPDVTLGRFDLIIGSDILYESGHADLLAAMVSRHALPDAEVLITDPGRGNSAPFTRALVGQGFAVTELRSRFDAADVAPFRGRLLSYRRGAVMANGTPVRSH
- a CDS encoding ABC transporter ATP-binding protein; translation: MYASGFQALKQIDLEIRRGEIFALLGPNGAGKTTLISIICGIVNPSEGTVLADGHDVVRDYRAARAKIGLVPQELTTDAFETVWNTVSFSRGLFGKAANAAHIEKVLKDLSLWSKKDSRLMTLSGGMKRRVMIAKALSHEPQILFLDEPSAGVDVELRRDMWAMVRALRATGVTIILTTHYIEEAEEMADRIGVIHKGELILVEDKAELMNKLGRKQLTLHLQDPLETIPAALADYPLELSADRRQLVYTFDAQGEHTGIDMLLRRLGEAGIDFKDLKTSQSSLEDIFVSLVRERA
- a CDS encoding DUF3014 domain-containing protein; this encodes MSRRASAGSWIGAVVVVLAIVVAGVYLARKAMHPGPPLTTAPVASASAPASAASAPIQHPIEQAQIAPATASTSALPALDDSDASTIAALAAVAGGNDLSPLLVRQQVIARIVATIDALPRHDGLAVFTLPARVPKGAFIVDEANGGTVTGERNVARYAPYMQIVDAVDPQALVAWYVHAYPLFQQAYRQLGYPKGYFNDRLIVVIDDLLAAPEPVQPPTVVRSKAFYVYTDPALESRSTGQKLLLRVGPANEAKIKAKLRAIRTQLTGQDLHPAPAGTAG